From Staphylothermus hellenicus DSM 12710, a single genomic window includes:
- a CDS encoding ArsR/SmtB family transcription factor yields MKLLSKQIFTSKGSDNIRSLKYMIKNNILIINDLDGLMKLGDILSSKTRLLILYSLSRNNGLSIKELSKITGLPISVISKHVKKLEEAGLVISGLKNGNRGLRKIVIRRISKIMVNL; encoded by the coding sequence GTGAAGTTATTGTCCAAACAAATATTTACAAGTAAAGGTTCAGATAATATTAGATCGCTTAAATATATGATTAAAAATAATATTCTCATAATTAATGATCTAGATGGTTTAATGAAACTAGGAGATATATTATCGTCAAAAACTAGGCTACTTATCCTGTATAGCTTATCTAGGAATAATGGCTTAAGCATAAAGGAACTATCCAAAATTACTGGTTTACCCATATCTGTTATAAGTAAACATGTGAAAAAACTCGAAGAAGCAGGATTAGTTATATCAGGTTTAAAAAATGGCAATAGAGGATTGCGAAAGATCGTGATAAGACGGATCTCAAAGATAATGGTGAATCTGTAA
- the mfnA gene encoding tyrosine decarboxylase MfnA codes for MDKKFWEAILELLKKYNNTPHHKDGKILGSMTTTPHPLAVYAYLMFIHTNASDPVIFKEIENMMNEIIYELAKLYRGGESGILTSGGTESNIVAILAAKKVFSNKSNTVIAPDTVHVSVDKACDIIGCKLVKIPTNGNPVDASTLEEYIRKYNPFAIVITAGTTERGLIDPVKDASELANEYNVYLHVDAAYGGLLIPFLHRHGIIREDLRFYDGVSSISVDFHKNGLTPIPSGILLFNNKRCMEKICYNAEYTLYGKYCGLLGTRPGGSVASIWVLLKHYGLDLYEKIALKTYNIATYAYHKLAELEELKVFKPILPIVVFKHKYINYIELLREILNKGYFLYKSPSLEALRIVIMPHVEKSHIDDFVNAIREIMQ; via the coding sequence TTGGATAAAAAATTTTGGGAAGCTATTCTAGAGCTGTTGAAGAAATACAATAATACTCCGCATCACAAGGATGGAAAAATACTGGGATCAATGACTACTACTCCTCATCCTCTAGCGGTTTATGCGTATTTAATGTTTATACATACAAATGCATCTGATCCTGTTATTTTTAAAGAGATCGAAAACATGATGAATGAAATAATATATGAACTCGCAAAACTATATCGTGGAGGAGAATCTGGAATATTAACTAGTGGCGGAACAGAATCTAATATAGTAGCTATTCTAGCGGCTAAGAAAGTCTTTAGCAACAAATCAAACACGGTCATAGCACCAGATACTGTACATGTATCTGTTGATAAAGCATGTGATATAATAGGCTGTAAACTTGTTAAAATACCTACTAATGGAAACCCTGTAGATGCTTCTACACTGGAAGAATATATTCGTAAATATAATCCATTTGCAATAGTGATTACTGCGGGAACAACGGAAAGAGGATTAATTGATCCAGTTAAAGATGCTAGTGAATTAGCCAATGAATACAATGTCTACCTACATGTCGATGCAGCATATGGGGGCTTACTTATACCGTTTCTACATAGGCATGGAATTATAAGAGAAGATCTTAGATTCTATGACGGTGTATCAAGCATATCAGTTGATTTCCATAAAAACGGCTTAACACCTATTCCATCAGGAATTTTATTGTTTAATAATAAGAGATGCATGGAGAAAATCTGTTACAATGCAGAATATACATTATATGGTAAGTATTGTGGATTGCTTGGAACTAGACCCGGAGGATCGGTTGCCTCTATATGGGTTCTCTTAAAACATTATGGTTTAGATCTATATGAGAAAATCGCATTAAAAACATACAATATAGCAACGTATGCGTATCATAAATTAGCCGAGCTAGAAGAACTAAAAGTATTCAAGCCTATTTTGCCGATTGTTGTATTCAAGCATAAGTATATAAATTATATTGAACTATTACGGGAGATACTAAATAAGGGGTACTTTTTATATAAGTCGCCAAGTCTAGAAGCACTAAGAATCGTTATAATGCCTCATGTGGAAAAGTCTCATATAGACGATTTTGTGAATGCTATAAGGGAAATAATGCAATAA
- a CDS encoding RuvB-like helicase, translating to MGVEIKIEKPRPKRIGAHSHIRGLGLDEKGKALPVADGLVGQLEAREAAGIVVNMIREGRIAGRGILLVGPPGTGKTAIAIAIARELGEDTPFVAMSGSEIYSSEKKKTEILMEAMRRALGVRLREKRLVYEGVVQELKIRRARHPMVPYMTVPKEARITLATKDEELTLTVGEEITHQLLELGIRRGDLIWIDAETGRVYRVGKVRGVEKARIYDIETHKIVEMPRGPVKKEKEIVRTFTLHDLDVYVASQRALISFFTIGVEREIPPEVRKEVDDMVKKWIDEKKAEMIPGVLFIDDAHMLDIEAYSFLSRAMESDLSPIIILATNRGIAKIRGTDIESPHGIPLDLLDRLLIIPTKPYKPEEIREIIKIRAEEENIKLSDEALGELVRIGAETSLRYAVQLMEPARIIASINGREQVSIEDVRRAAEIFIDTSRSVKYLKEFEEKFMK from the coding sequence ATGGGTGTTGAGATAAAAATTGAGAAACCAAGACCTAAAAGAATAGGTGCTCATAGCCATATACGTGGTCTGGGCCTGGATGAGAAAGGTAAAGCTTTACCTGTAGCAGACGGTCTTGTTGGCCAGTTAGAAGCCAGAGAAGCAGCTGGCATAGTTGTTAATATGATTAGAGAAGGTAGAATAGCGGGTAGAGGAATCTTATTGGTTGGACCACCGGGAACGGGAAAGACAGCTATAGCTATAGCTATTGCAAGAGAGCTTGGAGAAGATACGCCCTTCGTAGCAATGAGCGGATCAGAAATATATAGTAGTGAGAAAAAGAAAACAGAAATATTAATGGAGGCAATGAGAAGAGCACTAGGCGTTAGACTAAGAGAGAAAAGACTAGTATATGAAGGTGTTGTACAAGAACTAAAGATACGTAGAGCTAGACACCCCATGGTTCCATACATGACTGTTCCAAAGGAGGCGAGAATAACCCTAGCAACAAAAGACGAAGAATTAACGCTGACTGTGGGAGAGGAGATTACGCATCAACTACTCGAACTAGGGATTCGACGCGGAGATCTAATATGGATTGATGCTGAAACAGGTCGAGTTTATAGAGTAGGTAAGGTTAGGGGTGTTGAGAAAGCTAGAATTTATGATATAGAAACACATAAAATTGTAGAAATGCCTAGGGGGCCTGTTAAGAAAGAGAAGGAAATAGTTAGAACATTTACACTGCACGATTTAGATGTATATGTTGCTAGTCAACGAGCATTAATAAGTTTCTTCACAATTGGTGTGGAAAGAGAAATACCTCCAGAAGTTAGGAAAGAAGTTGATGATATGGTTAAGAAATGGATTGATGAAAAGAAAGCAGAAATGATTCCTGGCGTGTTATTCATAGATGATGCACATATGCTCGATATAGAAGCATATAGTTTTCTATCTAGAGCCATGGAGAGCGACTTATCGCCAATAATTATATTGGCGACTAATAGAGGAATCGCCAAGATAAGAGGTACTGATATTGAATCACCACATGGCATCCCACTTGATCTCCTTGATAGGTTATTAATTATTCCTACAAAACCATATAAACCCGAAGAGATAAGGGAAATCATAAAGATCAGGGCTGAAGAAGAAAATATAAAACTATCAGACGAAGCACTCGGAGAACTTGTAAGGATCGGGGCTGAAACCAGCCTAAGATATGCTGTTCAATTAATGGAGCCAGCTCGAATAATAGCATCAATTAATGGAAGAGAACAAGTATCTATTGAAGATGTTCGTAGAGCTGCAGAAATATTCATAGATACAAGTAGAAGTGTAAAGTACCTTAAAGAGTTCGAAGAGAAATTCATGAAATAA
- a CDS encoding DUF2153 domain-containing protein → MDGYFPNLEAWVKRQEEIKESFMKAEENYEKLDRLELILLSRQAFQHMLRTIEAFDQWLKEPMVISHMPREMLVDLWAKLRTIFYQLLDLDIEHTSKFNEYIKKLAKEGKLNPILTIGKREKETRRFQITPSM, encoded by the coding sequence ATGGATGGATATTTTCCAAACTTAGAAGCATGGGTTAAAAGACAAGAGGAGATCAAGGAAAGCTTTATGAAGGCAGAAGAGAACTATGAGAAACTAGATCGTTTAGAGCTTATATTGTTATCGAGGCAAGCATTTCAACATATGCTAAGAACTATTGAAGCCTTTGATCAATGGTTAAAAGAACCCATGGTTATAAGTCATATGCCGAGAGAGATGCTAGTAGATCTCTGGGCTAAGCTGAGAACAATATTTTATCAATTACTAGATCTAGATATAGAGCATACTTCTAAATTTAACGAATACATAAAGAAACTCGCAAAAGAAGGCAAATTAAACCCTATATTAACAATTGGTAAACGAGAAAAAGAAACAAGACGGTTCCAAATCACCCCATCTATGTAG
- a CDS encoding Trm112 family protein has product MMRYWGLDFIRCPHCKNYPLKLIPLETVEEDVDTSGLEFPLCRNYCAYLDKPIKQGEKYPCEKCLRIGIKEGVLYCPKCKRWYPIKNGIVYLLRDNKRRKESDIEFLKKWKNKLPKEIVYEGLPYNLSDAGNE; this is encoded by the coding sequence ATGATGCGTTATTGGGGATTAGATTTTATCAGATGCCCGCACTGTAAAAATTATCCATTAAAACTAATACCTCTCGAGACAGTCGAGGAAGATGTTGATACATCCGGCTTAGAATTCCCACTCTGCAGAAACTATTGTGCATACCTAGATAAACCCATTAAACAAGGAGAAAAATATCCATGTGAAAAATGCTTAAGAATAGGGATTAAAGAAGGCGTACTCTATTGTCCTAAATGTAAGAGATGGTATCCTATTAAAAATGGAATAGTATATTTACTCCGAGATAATAAGAGGAGAAAAGAATCAGATATAGAATTCCTTAAAAAATGGAAGAATAAATTGCCGAAAGAAATAGTTTACGAAGGCTTACCATATAATCTATCAGATGCAGGCAACGAGTAA
- the glmM gene encoding phosphoglucosamine mutase, giving the protein MGRLFGTDGVRGIVNEELTPELGLKLGMAIGTFFGEGSKILVGRDVRAGGYMIKSAVIAGLLSTGVKVYDGELAPTPALQYAVKTQDFDGGVIITASHNPSKYNGIKVVAADGIEVPREKELEIEEIYFSQRFRRVPWRQLLHDAKPYPYVNDIYVRGVIEKVDKDLIRSKGFKIVIDPANSVGALTSPRIARELGVKVYTVNGHLDPTFPGREPEPVPEHLGETARTVVSIGAVLGVAHDGDADRAIFIDDKGRVQWGDRTATILARYLVEKHPELPRKVYTAVSSSTVIEEILKPLGIEVVWLKVGSVDISRTMQRNNDALCGFEENGGFMYPPHQLVRDGGMTLALMLEMLAKENRKLSEIYDELPQYHLIKTKIPMTRDKALLVVERVKEYFKNYRQITIDGVKVISDDFWLLVRPSGTEPLLRIMLEAKTKDKAEELLSIVRKIAEEVAGKK; this is encoded by the coding sequence ATGGGTAGATTATTTGGTACAGATGGTGTTAGAGGAATTGTAAATGAGGAGTTAACCCCAGAGCTTGGATTAAAGCTTGGAATGGCTATAGGCACATTTTTTGGAGAGGGATCAAAGATTCTTGTGGGTAGAGATGTTCGTGCAGGCGGATACATGATAAAATCAGCTGTTATAGCTGGGTTATTGTCTACTGGTGTAAAAGTTTATGATGGAGAACTAGCTCCAACACCTGCTCTACAATATGCTGTTAAGACACAGGATTTTGATGGTGGAGTTATAATAACTGCTAGTCATAATCCCTCTAAATATAATGGGATCAAAGTTGTAGCTGCTGATGGAATAGAGGTTCCGCGTGAAAAAGAGCTTGAGATCGAGGAGATATATTTTAGTCAGAGGTTTAGGAGGGTTCCATGGAGGCAATTATTACATGATGCTAAACCTTACCCCTATGTAAACGATATATATGTTAGAGGAGTAATTGAAAAAGTAGATAAGGATCTAATACGTAGTAAGGGGTTCAAAATAGTTATAGATCCCGCTAATAGTGTTGGAGCATTAACATCGCCTAGGATAGCTAGAGAACTCGGAGTCAAAGTTTACACAGTCAATGGACATTTAGATCCCACGTTTCCGGGGAGAGAGCCTGAACCCGTACCTGAGCATCTAGGTGAAACAGCGAGAACTGTTGTTAGCATTGGCGCGGTTTTAGGAGTTGCACATGATGGAGATGCTGATCGAGCCATATTTATTGATGATAAGGGTAGGGTGCAATGGGGTGATCGCACAGCAACGATTCTTGCCAGGTATCTCGTTGAAAAACATCCTGAACTACCTAGAAAAGTATATACAGCAGTTTCATCCAGCACTGTTATCGAAGAAATACTGAAACCACTCGGCATAGAAGTAGTATGGTTAAAGGTTGGAAGTGTTGATATTTCGAGAACAATGCAGAGAAACAATGATGCTCTTTGCGGATTCGAGGAGAACGGTGGATTCATGTATCCACCGCATCAACTAGTTAGGGATGGAGGCATGACTCTAGCCCTCATGCTGGAAATGCTTGCTAAAGAGAATAGAAAGCTCTCAGAAATATATGATGAGCTCCCACAATATCATTTGATAAAAACAAAAATTCCAATGACAAGAGATAAAGCATTACTTGTTGTTGAACGAGTTAAAGAATACTTTAAGAACTATAGGCAAATAACAATTGACGGTGTAAAAGTTATATCTGATGACTTTTGGTTACTGGTAAGGCCCAGCGGCACAGAGCCTTTGCTGAGAATAATGTTAGAAGCAAAAACTAAGGATAAAGCAGAAGAACTATTATCAATAGTTAGGAAAATCGCTGAAGAGGTGGCAGGGAAGAAATGA
- a CDS encoding TIM barrel protein, which translates to MSIKIGIPLWIGNFTGHSIEEVINLISTYRIDLIEISIDYPWPYKEVDLLNNLILEAINYDIKISLHAPWRDIPFATPYDYLGEHIIKLLSQILNPILNKLPYETYIVLHPLTMQRIDILNNRKDIVSKTRKRMYLLRELINKNTSILLENLSRGFGSEPSYLREIVLGLDKYNVGLCLDIGHLATRYFRELDNVYSDFYEYLREVITMLNDIYIPTVHLHDTDGKTHEHILIGEGKLDFKKVLKTLSKLKPNHIIYEMFRSRKTKPTLEEILKIVAGQRTWVRIYMH; encoded by the coding sequence ATGAGTATTAAAATAGGTATACCTCTATGGATAGGTAATTTCACCGGCCACAGCATTGAAGAAGTAATAAATCTTATCTCAACCTATAGAATAGACCTTATTGAAATATCCATAGATTATCCATGGCCATATAAAGAAGTAGACCTATTAAATAATCTAATACTTGAAGCTATTAATTATGATATAAAGATTAGTTTGCATGCACCATGGAGAGATATACCATTTGCAACACCATATGATTATTTAGGAGAGCACATTATAAAATTGCTATCACAAATATTGAATCCAATACTCAATAAGTTACCATATGAAACATATATAGTACTACACCCATTAACCATGCAGAGAATAGATATTCTAAACAATAGAAAAGACATAGTATCAAAAACTCGGAAGAGAATGTATCTTCTCAGAGAATTAATCAATAAAAACACATCTATACTACTAGAGAATCTAAGTAGAGGATTCGGTTCTGAGCCAAGTTATTTGAGAGAAATAGTTCTTGGACTAGACAAGTATAATGTGGGACTATGTCTTGATATTGGTCACCTGGCTACAAGATACTTTAGAGAACTCGATAATGTGTATAGTGATTTCTATGAGTATTTAAGAGAGGTTATTACTATGTTGAACGACATATATATTCCAACAGTTCACCTACATGATACGGATGGGAAAACACATGAACACATCTTAATTGGAGAGGGAAAACTAGATTTTAAAAAAGTTCTCAAAACACTTAGTAAATTAAAGCCTAATCATATAATATATGAAATGTTTCGTTCAAGAAAAACCAAGCCTACCTTGGAGGAGATACTAAAGATAGTTGCTGGTCAGAGAACATGGGTAAGAATATACATGCACTAA
- the rnhB gene encoding ribonuclease HII: protein MGKNIHALNIGVDEAGRGPLIGDLVIAILIISRNKIEKLISIGVKDSKQLTRHTRLSLAKKILKLADSALIIYISPEIIDSYNINRIIAEKIILALKLFSPVINHYRTASIYIDEIKGYKNYILANLSKYINNIEEYVMEPNADQKYPVVSAASILAKTIRDKNIDFLKKIYGNLGSGYPSDRVTINWLIKTYNGEKEPPLIIRRTWSTLRKYAPKWFSNLKNKRTLSILDYLGDRGNGDESSG, encoded by the coding sequence ATGGGTAAGAATATACATGCACTAAATATAGGCGTTGACGAGGCTGGCCGAGGTCCTCTTATCGGAGATTTAGTTATCGCTATACTAATAATAAGTAGAAATAAAATAGAGAAACTAATTAGTATCGGTGTAAAGGATAGTAAACAATTAACAAGGCATACTAGATTATCTTTGGCAAAGAAAATACTTAAGCTAGCAGACAGTGCTTTAATCATTTATATATCGCCGGAAATAATTGATTCATATAATATCAATAGGATCATTGCTGAAAAAATAATACTAGCATTGAAACTATTTTCGCCAGTGATAAACCATTATAGAACAGCTAGTATTTACATTGATGAGATCAAAGGTTATAAAAACTATATTTTAGCTAATTTGTCTAAATATATTAACAATATAGAAGAATATGTGATGGAGCCAAATGCTGATCAAAAATACCCCGTAGTTTCAGCCGCCAGTATTTTAGCAAAAACTATTAGGGATAAAAATATCGATTTCCTCAAAAAAATATATGGAAACCTAGGCTCAGGATATCCCTCGGACAGGGTCACAATTAATTGGCTTATAAAAACATATAATGGAGAAAAAGAGCCACCATTAATTATTAGAAGAACATGGTCAACTCTAAGAAAATATGCTCCTAAATGGTTCAGCAATTTGAAAAATAAGAGGACACTAAGCATTCTAGACTATCTAGGTGATAGAGGAAATGGTGACGAATCTTCCGGCTGA
- a CDS encoding OBG GTPase family GTP-binding protein, with product MVTNLPAEARAKWIKVMEARTIEEKIKALEEFLSAVPKHKGTANLRLWATRRLAELREELEERKRKKGGRGISFFVEKEGAAQIVVIGLPNSGKSTLVKQLTGTRTRIANYPFSTDRPVPGMLRYQDIYFQLVDTPPLRPGGGPWNNRVIGLVRNSDAVIIVLNNEDDPLKEYLSIKSELEKSGILLYKPRGRVVVEKERAGKTGVRVTLMGKIIDGTIDDVRKIMESYRIYNAHVKIYGAVTLDDIEQALFESKVYKPSVIVINKADLDIEKARVKAYEIHKQDPNAPIIIGSAKLNKGFEKLGEILFKLLGIIRVYTKQPNGPVADKPLILREGATVYDVACSIHKDFIKKFKYAKIWGPSAKYPGERTGLDHIVMDGDIVEIHVKG from the coding sequence ATGGTGACGAATCTTCCGGCTGAAGCTAGAGCTAAATGGATAAAAGTTATGGAAGCTAGGACTATTGAGGAGAAAATAAAGGCTCTAGAAGAATTCTTATCTGCTGTACCTAAACATAAGGGAACAGCTAATCTACGCTTATGGGCTACTAGAAGACTAGCTGAGCTTAGGGAAGAATTAGAGGAGAGAAAGAGGAAGAAGGGAGGAAGAGGAATATCTTTTTTTGTTGAGAAGGAAGGAGCTGCTCAAATAGTTGTCATAGGGCTTCCTAACTCTGGTAAAAGCACATTGGTTAAGCAATTGACTGGTACAAGGACTAGAATAGCTAATTACCCCTTTTCAACAGATAGACCTGTCCCGGGGATGCTTAGGTATCAAGATATTTATTTCCAACTTGTTGACACTCCACCGCTTCGACCAGGAGGAGGGCCCTGGAATAATAGAGTTATAGGATTAGTGAGAAATAGTGATGCAGTAATTATTGTTTTGAACAATGAAGATGATCCCTTAAAAGAGTATTTATCAATAAAATCAGAACTTGAAAAATCAGGGATTCTCCTATATAAACCACGCGGCAGAGTCGTTGTTGAGAAAGAAAGAGCGGGTAAGACAGGTGTTAGAGTAACACTTATGGGAAAAATAATCGATGGGACAATAGATGATGTTCGAAAAATAATGGAAAGCTATAGAATCTATAATGCCCACGTAAAAATCTATGGGGCAGTAACTCTTGACGATATTGAACAAGCATTATTTGAAAGCAAAGTATATAAGCCAAGTGTTATAGTGATAAACAAGGCTGATCTAGACATTGAAAAAGCACGTGTAAAAGCATATGAAATACATAAACAAGATCCCAATGCTCCAATAATAATTGGATCAGCCAAGCTGAATAAGGGTTTTGAAAAACTCGGCGAAATACTGTTTAAATTGCTAGGGATAATTCGAGTTTATACAAAACAACCAAACGGGCCTGTAGCTGATAAACCCTTAATACTTAGAGAAGGAGCGACAGTATATGATGTGGCATGTTCAATCCATAAGGATTTCATTAAAAAATTTAAATATGCTAAAATATGGGGTCCTTCTGCAAAGTATCCTGGTGAGAGAACAGGGCTAGATCATATAGTTATGGATGGGGATATTGTTGAGATTCATGTAAAAGGATAA
- a CDS encoding Hsp20/alpha crystallin family protein: MDSEDLFERFRKKMKELFEEFEKEFEVAESMWSANGMLEPLITMEKYPDRYEILVDLPYADLSALSIKIKNHVLAIECELKNEIRFDRWSTYREVRFRRYHTSIKLPYDSDPSNLKVEKDPARGIIRIIVPRTTSY; encoded by the coding sequence ATGGATTCTGAAGACTTATTTGAAAGGTTTCGTAAAAAGATGAAAGAATTATTTGAGGAGTTTGAGAAGGAGTTTGAAGTTGCTGAATCAATGTGGTCTGCTAATGGTATGCTTGAGCCTCTTATAACTATGGAGAAATATCCTGACAGATATGAGATATTGGTTGATCTGCCATATGCTGATCTAAGTGCTCTCTCCATCAAAATAAAGAACCACGTATTAGCAATTGAGTGTGAATTGAAAAATGAAATTAGATTCGATAGATGGTCAACATATAGAGAGGTAAGATTTAGAAGATATCATACATCCATTAAGCTACCATATGACAGTGATCCCTCAAATCTAAAAGTTGAAAAGGATCCTGCTAGAGGCATTATAAGAATAATAGTTCCGAGAACAACTAGCTACTAA
- a CDS encoding proteasome assembly chaperone family protein, whose protein sequence is MGPKLLIKRPKRTLTYERLIIHEYFDPYEEPAPEYLVLGLPDAGLVGAIASRYLVMNKNLKLVGEIDSPTYFPPVTVIHKSTPMSPIQIYMPSDRRYLVLLSEAPIPASAVYPLSLAILEYSREIGIKHIISLSGIAAPNRLQIKKPRSYWLASTASSAELLKDKGLEELREGFIVGPYATILKEARRRSINNLVIFVESFLDLPDPESAAEALKILSQIINIDIDIGKLLKEAELIKLQTRELMRQTKRSMSEMQKKFEMQMPLMYQ, encoded by the coding sequence GTGGGTCCTAAACTATTAATTAAGCGGCCGAAAAGAACGCTTACATATGAAAGATTAATTATACATGAGTATTTTGATCCGTATGAGGAACCGGCACCTGAGTATCTAGTTCTAGGCTTACCTGATGCAGGACTTGTAGGTGCTATTGCATCACGTTACTTGGTTATGAATAAGAATTTGAAGCTTGTAGGAGAAATTGATTCGCCAACATATTTTCCGCCGGTTACGGTAATTCATAAATCTACTCCTATGAGCCCTATACAAATATATATGCCCAGTGATCGCAGATATCTAGTACTGTTATCAGAAGCACCCATCCCAGCATCAGCAGTATATCCTTTATCACTAGCCATACTGGAGTATTCGAGAGAAATAGGAATTAAACACATAATATCTTTATCCGGCATAGCTGCACCTAACAGGCTCCAAATAAAGAAGCCGCGTTCCTATTGGCTTGCCAGCACGGCTAGCTCAGCAGAACTACTTAAAGATAAGGGATTAGAAGAACTTAGAGAGGGATTCATCGTAGGTCCCTACGCTACTATATTGAAGGAAGCTAGAAGAAGAAGTATAAATAATCTTGTAATATTTGTAGAATCCTTCCTTGACTTACCTGACCCCGAATCTGCTGCTGAAGCATTAAAGATCCTATCACAGATCATCAATATAGATATAGACATAGGTAAACTGTTAAAGGAAGCAGAACTAATAAAGCTTCAGACAAGAGAGCTGATGAGACAAACTAAGAGATCCATGTCTGAGATGCAGAAGAAGTTCGAGATGCAAATGCCTCTTATGTATCAGTAG
- a CDS encoding AAA family ATPase — MSLQYLIEKGTEYAHKAVAADKKGDYETAIKYYKAAIDLFLKYLKLYPDSSMSEFYRGLIIKYKSRIKVLEKHIEKIGIGGDGNRSGAEDIEILTPNIRANRKTFKDIVDLEKVKRALKRAVIYPVKDPKLYPLGWPKGILLFGPPGCGKTLVAYALANEINATLINVSPATIMSKWLGEAEKNVAKVFRKAREIAGKGSPVIIFIDEVDGLLQEYGEEVGGEKRVRNQFLMEMDGLKEKENNKLLVFVVGTTNKPWKLDIGFIRRFEKRIYVPPPDKRVRKQLFKFYIEQLKEAYEIGEIDYGELAELTEGYSSADIYSIVKETQSNLAEEFLEKHNGEKIRPITTEDFIEVIKSRKPSIDKNLLQAYKVWEEKHGTY, encoded by the coding sequence ATGAGTCTACAATATCTAATAGAAAAAGGCACAGAGTACGCTCATAAAGCTGTTGCCGCAGATAAGAAAGGCGACTATGAAACTGCTATAAAGTATTATAAGGCCGCTATAGATCTGTTCCTAAAATATCTAAAACTATACCCGGACAGCTCAATGTCAGAATTCTATCGTGGATTAATAATTAAGTATAAGTCTCGTATAAAAGTATTGGAGAAACATATAGAAAAGATCGGTATAGGAGGAGATGGAAATAGATCTGGGGCAGAGGATATCGAAATATTAACGCCAAATATAAGGGCTAATAGGAAGACTTTTAAAGATATAGTTGACTTAGAGAAAGTAAAAAGAGCATTGAAAAGAGCTGTTATATATCCTGTTAAGGATCCAAAACTATATCCTTTAGGATGGCCTAAGGGAATTCTTCTCTTCGGCCCGCCTGGATGCGGTAAGACTCTGGTAGCATATGCTCTAGCTAATGAGATCAATGCTACACTCATAAATGTTAGTCCAGCAACTATAATGTCTAAATGGCTTGGCGAAGCTGAGAAGAATGTTGCTAAAGTCTTTCGTAAGGCCCGGGAGATAGCAGGTAAGGGGAGTCCAGTAATAATATTTATCGATGAAGTCGATGGGTTGCTGCAGGAGTATGGTGAAGAGGTTGGCGGCGAGAAGAGAGTTAGAAACCAGTTTCTAATGGAGATGGATGGCTTAAAGGAAAAGGAAAACAATAAGCTTCTAGTATTCGTTGTGGGGACAACGAATAAGCCGTGGAAACTAGATATAGGGTTCATACGTAGATTTGAAAAACGAATATATGTTCCCCCACCCGATAAACGTGTACGTAAACAACTTTTCAAGTTCTACATAGAACAATTGAAAGAAGCATATGAAATAGGAGAGATCGATTATGGTGAACTAGCAGAACTAACAGAAGGATATAGTTCGGCAGATATATACTCCATAGTTAAAGAGACACAATCAAATCTTGCTGAAGAATTCCTAGAAAAACATAATGGCGAAAAAATTAGACCTATTACAACAGAAGACTTTATAGAAGTAATAAAGTCTAGAAAACCAAGCATAGACAAAAACTTGCTACAAGCATATAAGGTCTGGGAAGAAAAACATGGAACATACTGA